The sequence CGGGCTCGCGATGCTCGGTGAGGGCGAGGTCTATTACAAAGACCAGAAGACCTCCGCGGCGAAGGCGCTCCAGGCCGCGGGCGTGAAGCCGGTGAAGCTGTTCGGCAAGGACGCCCTCGCGATCCTGAGTTCGAACGCGTATTCGGCGGGCATGGCGGCGCTCGCGCTCAACGAGCTGTCGCACCTCATCACCGTGAACAAGCTGGTGTACGCGCTCAGTCTGCAGGCGATCAACGGCAACGTGTCGCCCCTGCTCGAAGACACGCTGGCGCTGCGCCCCTTTCCCCAAACGGTCCGCGCGGGCGCGGAGCTGCGGGAGCTGCTCTCCGGCTCGAGCCTGTGGAACCAGGATGCCACGCGCCGGCTTCAGGACCCGCTCAGCTTCCGCGACAGCGTCTATGTGCTGGGCGAAGTGACCCGCACGTACGACGAGGCACGCAGCCTGCTCAACATCCAGTTGAATTCCTCCGACGACAACCCGGGTGTGGCGGTGAACGTGACGCCGAAGTCGCAGCGCTGGCAGGAGAAGAAGAGCTACGTGGTGGCGGCGGACATGGCGGGCGCGGTGCTGCCCAGTGCCAACTTCGAGCCGCTGCCCTGGGTCCTCGCCTTCGAGCAGCTGGGCATCGCGCTGGCGCACAACTCGCTCACCTCCGCGCAGCGCATCATCAAGCTGGACGACCCCACCATCACCGGCCTGGAGCGCTATCTCGGGACGGAGAAGACCGTGCATGCGTTCGGCGCGATGGAGAAGCCCGTGGTGGCCCTGGCGCTGGAGAACAAGGTGCTGGCGGCTCCCGTGTCCACCGAGTTCTTGCCCGTGGCGGGTGGAATCGAAGACATCGCGACGAACGCGCCCGAGGTCGTGAAGCGCGTCCAGAAGCAGGTCGACAACAGCTACGCGCTGCTCGGAATTGAGTCCATTCACAGCGCCCAGGCCATCGACCTGCGCCGGGCGAGCCGCAAGGAGTTCACGCTCGCGCCCGCGACCGCGAAGCTCTACGGCGCGGTACGGCGCAAGGTCGCGTTCCTCGATGAGGATCGTCCGTTGACACCCGACTTCCGCGCGGCCGCCGAGGTCCTGCGGAACTACCACGATTAGGCTGGCTTGAATTCTTCGGAGACGGCAATGAGCAACACGCAAAGAAGGCCGTGTTTTCCCGCACTGATGGCGGGTGCCCTGATCATGGCCACCGGTACCGCCGCCAGGGCCGAGGATGACCCACTCGGGGTGTTCAAGCTGGGCGACGGGACTTTGAAGGTGGGTGGCGCGCTCCGCGTCCGCCTGGATGCCACGCTGGACTCGCCCAAGCCCACGAGCGGCATCTCCTGGGACGTGGCGTGGTTGAGCGCCAGGTACGACTCCCCCACGTTCTTCGGCGCCTTCCAGTACCGCTTCTACGGTGGCACCAATGCCATCGGGTACTCGGACACCACCAACCTGGGGCAGGAGAATTACCTCACGTTCGCGTACCTGGGCTACAACCTCACCAGCGAGCAAAAGCTCACCCTGGGAATGCACCAGATACCGTTCGGCATCCTCCCCTGGGTGAGCAGCTCGTTCTACCAGACCATGGCCAACGTCATTGGTCTGGAGGATGTGCACAACGCCGGTATCAAATACAACTATAGCAATAGCGCGCTCACCCTCGATGCGGCCTACTACCTGCGCGATGGCGGCAGCTACTTCGGCCCGACGAGGGATG is a genomic window of Stigmatella erecta containing:
- a CDS encoding HAL/PAL/TAL family ammonia-lyase, yielding MSQKALYVLIAAMFLRAAPARADVTLDGKSATPEAIAAIAQGQPVRIAPEAFKRIEQAHRVLLQAAAEGQTIYGLTVGVGLNKDRAMVDAQGKLTEEVIEASRRFQIGLIRAHSGSVGPDMDVQTVRATMAARLNTLLVGGAGVQPEVIDAYVQFLNRGIAPVIPAGGSLGEADITIISHVGLAMLGEGEVYYKDQKTSAAKALQAAGVKPVKLFGKDALAILSSNAYSAGMAALALNELSHLITVNKLVYALSLQAINGNVSPLLEDTLALRPFPQTVRAGAELRELLSGSSLWNQDATRRLQDPLSFRDSVYVLGEVTRTYDEARSLLNIQLNSSDDNPGVAVNVTPKSQRWQEKKSYVVAADMAGAVLPSANFEPLPWVLAFEQLGIALAHNSLTSAQRIIKLDDPTITGLERYLGTEKTVHAFGAMEKPVVALALENKVLAAPVSTEFLPVAGGIEDIATNAPEVVKRVQKQVDNSYALLGIESIHSAQAIDLRRASRKEFTLAPATAKLYGAVRRKVAFLDEDRPLTPDFRAAAEVLRNYHD